A window of the Tunturibacter empetritectus genome harbors these coding sequences:
- a CDS encoding NAD-dependent epimerase/dehydratase family protein, with translation MSHPKRALVTGGAGLIGSHVVDLLIREGWSVRILDNLEPQTHKNGRPMWMNLAAEFRQGDVQDYKTMHEALLDIDVVFHEAAYGGYMPEMAKYVLVNSFGTAQMLEIIRDHKLPIQKVVVASSQAVYSEGAALCVEHGHVVPLLRPAEQLRAGDFSVHCPICGRHTISIPTPEGTPGGGETVYALTKVDQERLVLLWGKQTGIPTVALRYSCTYGPRQSLFNPYTGVIAIFCTRLLNNQPPILYEDGGQTRDLCFVEDIARANLLVATTDKLDGQPVNVGSGHATSVRDLAGIIAEQLSIPLAPLARGEFRPGEIRSLISDISRIRSIGYEPQTTLEQGIAKYVAWIKTQGAVEDYFSKAETGLREKGIVQSIAV, from the coding sequence TCTCACGTCGTCGATCTCCTCATTCGTGAGGGCTGGAGCGTTCGTATACTCGACAACCTCGAACCGCAGACGCACAAGAACGGAAGGCCGATGTGGATGAACCTCGCGGCGGAGTTCCGCCAAGGCGACGTGCAGGACTATAAGACCATGCACGAAGCACTACTCGACATCGACGTCGTCTTTCACGAAGCGGCCTATGGCGGCTACATGCCTGAGATGGCGAAGTATGTGCTCGTCAACAGCTTCGGCACGGCACAGATGCTGGAGATCATTCGCGATCATAAGCTGCCGATCCAGAAGGTTGTCGTCGCTAGCTCGCAGGCCGTCTACAGCGAGGGTGCGGCGCTGTGCGTGGAGCACGGTCATGTTGTTCCGCTGCTTCGCCCCGCGGAGCAGTTACGCGCAGGCGACTTCAGCGTGCACTGTCCAATTTGCGGCAGACATACGATCTCGATCCCTACGCCGGAGGGGACGCCGGGCGGCGGCGAGACAGTCTACGCGCTGACCAAGGTGGATCAGGAGCGGCTTGTGCTTTTATGGGGCAAGCAGACCGGCATCCCCACGGTGGCGTTACGCTACTCCTGCACTTATGGGCCGCGCCAGTCGCTGTTCAATCCGTATACCGGCGTCATCGCGATCTTCTGCACTCGGCTGCTGAACAACCAGCCGCCGATTCTGTATGAGGACGGCGGACAGACGCGCGACCTCTGCTTCGTTGAAGATATTGCCCGTGCCAATCTTCTGGTGGCGACGACCGACAAGCTGGACGGTCAGCCGGTCAACGTCGGCAGTGGACATGCCACCAGCGTACGCGACCTTGCGGGTATCATCGCCGAACAGCTCAGTATTCCTCTCGCACCGCTGGCACGCGGCGAGTTCCGTCCCGGTGAGATTCGCTCGTTGATCTCCGACATCAGCCGTATCCGCAGCATTGGCTATGAGCCGCAGACTACGCTCGAACAAGGCATCGCGAAGTATGTCGCGTGGATCAAGACACAGGGTGCGGTAGAGGAC